One Micromonospora eburnea genomic region harbors:
- the fmt gene encoding methionyl-tRNA formyltransferase yields the protein MRLVFAGTPAVAVPALDAIAASGHELLAVVTRPDAPAGRGRGLVRSPVGAWADAHGVEVLTPAKPREPEFLDRLRELAPDCVPVVAYGALVPPVALEIPRHGWINLHFSLLPAWRGAAPVQHAVLHGDELTGASVFQLEEGLDTGPVYGTVTDEIRATDTSGDLLDRLARSGAGLLVAVLDALEAGTARAVPQPADGVSLAPKLTVEDARIRWVDPAFAVDRRVRACTPAPGPWTTFRGDRVKLGPVTPLTDGPELKPGELLVEKSRVLAGTATVPVCLGEVRAAGKKAMSASDWARGARVAAGEVFE from the coding sequence ATGCGTCTGGTCTTCGCCGGCACGCCGGCCGTCGCCGTCCCCGCCCTGGACGCCATCGCCGCGTCCGGCCACGAGCTGCTGGCCGTGGTCACCCGTCCCGATGCGCCGGCCGGGCGCGGGCGGGGTCTGGTCCGCTCCCCGGTCGGCGCGTGGGCCGACGCGCACGGCGTCGAGGTGCTCACCCCGGCGAAGCCCCGCGAGCCCGAGTTCCTGGACCGGCTCCGCGAGCTGGCCCCGGACTGCGTGCCGGTGGTCGCGTACGGCGCGCTGGTGCCGCCGGTGGCGCTGGAGATCCCCCGGCATGGCTGGATCAACCTGCACTTCTCGCTGCTGCCGGCCTGGCGCGGCGCGGCCCCGGTGCAGCATGCCGTGCTGCACGGCGACGAGCTGACCGGAGCCAGTGTCTTCCAGTTGGAGGAGGGGCTGGACACCGGGCCGGTGTACGGCACGGTGACCGACGAGATCCGCGCCACCGACACCTCCGGGGATCTGCTGGACCGGCTCGCCCGGTCGGGCGCCGGACTGTTGGTGGCCGTCCTGGACGCGCTGGAGGCCGGGACCGCCCGGGCCGTGCCGCAGCCCGCCGACGGGGTGTCCCTCGCGCCGAAGCTGACCGTCGAGGACGCCCGGATCCGCTGGGTCGACCCGGCGTTCGCGGTGGACCGCCGGGTTCGCGCCTGCACCCCGGCGCCCGGCCCGTGGACCACGTTCCGCGGCGACCGGGTGAAGCTCGGTCCGGTCACCCCGCTGACCGACGGCCCCGAGCTGAAGCCCGGCGAGCTGCTGGTCGAGAAGTCCCGGGTGCTGGCGGGCACCGCCACGGTCCCGGTGTGCCTCGGTGAGGTGCGGGCGGCCGGCAAGAAGGCCATGTCGGCGAGCGACTGGGCGCGCGGCGCCCGGGTCGCCGCTGGGGAGGTGTTCGAGTGA
- a CDS encoding AAA family ATPase — protein MTVRQSIVFNGDLGSGKSTVSVEIAKRLGLRRVSVGDLYRQMAQERQMTALQLNLHAELDQAVDGYVDQLQRDIAASGERLVMDSRLAWHFFTDALKVHMITEPTEAARRVLARPSGPAESYTSLEEARTKLKERSESERGRFIVRYGVDKALLRNYDLICDTTRANPEQVIQHVIDVYEGRLGAEVLREGNPLLLLDPARVYPTEDIATLRGLWDSEFVGDVAEAGDEALPPLTIGYTGEYFFVVDGHRRLSAALQSGFPLVPARLVGEVDEPVVGGMSAIDYFAAQARPSVIHDWAAAHGIQLPLPEHALLGGDAVLAGEPGTGA, from the coding sequence GTGACCGTTCGTCAATCGATCGTCTTCAACGGTGACCTCGGCAGCGGCAAGAGCACCGTTTCCGTCGAGATCGCCAAGCGGCTGGGGCTGCGCCGGGTCAGCGTCGGCGACCTCTACCGGCAGATGGCCCAGGAGCGGCAGATGACCGCCCTCCAGCTCAACCTGCACGCCGAGCTCGACCAGGCCGTCGACGGGTACGTCGACCAGCTCCAGCGGGACATCGCCGCCTCCGGCGAGCGGCTGGTGATGGATTCCCGGCTGGCCTGGCACTTCTTCACCGACGCGCTCAAGGTGCACATGATCACCGAGCCGACCGAGGCGGCCCGGCGGGTGCTCGCCCGCCCGTCCGGCCCGGCCGAGAGCTACACCTCCCTGGAGGAGGCCCGGACCAAGCTCAAGGAGCGCAGCGAGAGCGAGCGCGGCCGGTTCATCGTCCGGTACGGCGTCGACAAGGCCCTGCTGCGCAACTACGACCTGATCTGCGACACCACGCGGGCCAACCCGGAGCAGGTGATCCAGCACGTCATCGACGTCTACGAGGGGCGGCTCGGCGCCGAGGTGCTGCGCGAGGGCAACCCGCTGCTGCTGCTCGACCCGGCCCGGGTCTACCCGACGGAGGACATCGCCACCCTTCGCGGCCTCTGGGACTCCGAGTTCGTGGGTGACGTGGCCGAGGCGGGCGACGAGGCCCTGCCCCCGCTGACCATCGGCTACACCGGTGAGTACTTCTTCGTGGTGGACGGCCACCGGCGGCTCAGCGCCGCCCTGCAGAGCGGTTTCCCGCTGGTTCCCGCCAGGCTGGTGGGCGAGGTGGACGAGCCGGTGGTCGGCGGGATGAGCGCGATCGACTACTTCGCCGCCCAGGCCCGTCCCAGCGTGATCCACGACTGGGCGGCCGCGCACGGTATCCAGCTCCCGCTGCCCGAGCACGCCCTGCTCGGTGGCGACGCGGTGCTCGCGGGGGAGCCGGGCACCGGTGCCTGA
- a CDS encoding quinone-dependent dihydroorotate dehydrogenase, which yields MMFERAVRPWLFRVGGGDAEAAHEWTLARLAAVSRRPAILAGMRATYFRRAPRTVFGVDFPNPVGLAAGMDKNGVALPAWPALGFGFVEVGTVTAHAQPGNPRPRLFRLRESEAVVNRMGFNNAGAEALAARLAALPRPIGVPLGISLGKSKVTPLDEAVEDYLASYRALRGHGDYFAVNVSSPNTPGLRSLQDRSHLDALLAALVGEKPVLVKIAPDLTEPAIAELLEVCLDRGAAGVIATNTTLARDGLAVADRARGGESGGLSGRPLAGRAREVVAFVQRETGGRLPVIGVGGIVDPDDAARMFDAGASLVQLYTGFIYRGPALVRSVARATAGER from the coding sequence GTGATGTTCGAGCGGGCGGTGCGGCCGTGGTTGTTCCGCGTGGGGGGCGGGGACGCGGAGGCGGCGCACGAGTGGACGTTGGCGCGGCTCGCCGCGGTGTCCCGGCGGCCGGCCATCCTCGCGGGGATGCGGGCCACCTACTTCCGGCGGGCGCCGCGCACCGTGTTCGGGGTGGACTTCCCGAACCCGGTCGGGCTGGCGGCCGGCATGGACAAGAACGGCGTCGCGTTGCCGGCCTGGCCGGCGCTGGGCTTCGGTTTCGTCGAGGTCGGCACGGTCACCGCACACGCCCAGCCGGGCAACCCCCGGCCCCGGCTGTTCCGGCTGCGCGAGAGCGAGGCCGTGGTCAACCGGATGGGCTTCAACAACGCCGGCGCCGAGGCCCTGGCGGCCCGGCTCGCGGCGCTGCCCCGGCCGATCGGCGTACCGCTGGGCATCTCGCTCGGCAAGTCCAAGGTGACCCCGCTGGACGAGGCGGTCGAGGACTATCTGGCGTCCTACCGGGCGTTGCGGGGGCACGGGGACTACTTCGCGGTCAACGTGTCCTCGCCGAACACCCCGGGCCTGCGGTCCCTACAGGACCGGTCCCACCTGGACGCGCTGCTCGCGGCGCTGGTGGGGGAGAAGCCGGTGCTGGTGAAGATCGCCCCGGACCTCACCGAGCCGGCCATCGCCGAGCTGCTGGAGGTCTGCCTCGACCGCGGCGCGGCCGGGGTGATCGCCACCAACACCACCCTGGCCCGGGACGGGCTCGCCGTGGCCGACCGGGCGCGGGGTGGGGAGAGCGGCGGCCTGTCCGGCCGTCCGCTGGCCGGGCGTGCCCGTGAGGTGGTCGCCTTCGTGCAACGGGAGACCGGTGGCCGGCTGCCGGTGATCGGGGTCGGGGGCATCGTCGACCCGGACGACGCCGCTCGGATGTTCGACGCCGGCGCGAGCCTGGTCCAGCTCTACACCGGGTTCATCTACCGGGGCCCGGCCCTGGTCCGGTCGGTCGCCCGGGCGACCGCCGGGGAGCGTTGA
- a CDS encoding adenosylmethionine--8-amino-7-oxononanoate transaminase, with translation MTPEEILAVDRRHVWHPYAALPPASPPYVVESAEGVRLRLADGRELVDGMSSWWAAIHGYRHPVLDAAVTDQLGRMSHVMFGGLTHEPAVRLAQTLVELAPEGLEHVFLADSGSVSVEVALKMCLQYQRATGRPERRRLGTWRGGYHGDTFHPMSVCDPEGGMHHLWGDVLPRQVFAPVPPGGFDTPPEPAYEAALVEAVERHADELAAVIVEPVVQGAGGMRFHHPHYLRVLREVTRAHGILLVFDEIATGFGRTGAMFAAEHAGVTPDVLCVGKALTGGYLTLAAALCTPEVARGISADGVLAHGPTFMGNPLACAVANASLGLLRAGNWAGRVAEIQEGLRAGLEPLRGVPGVADVRVLGAIGVVQLDHEVDLPRATAAAVAQGVWLRPFRDLVYTMPPYVTDPADVARIVAGVEAAVKAG, from the coding sequence GTGACACCCGAGGAGATCCTCGCCGTCGACCGCCGGCACGTCTGGCACCCGTACGCGGCGCTGCCGCCGGCCAGCCCGCCGTACGTGGTGGAGAGCGCCGAGGGCGTACGGCTGAGACTGGCCGACGGCCGGGAACTGGTCGACGGGATGTCGTCCTGGTGGGCGGCGATCCACGGCTACCGCCACCCGGTGCTGGACGCCGCCGTCACCGACCAGCTCGGCCGGATGAGCCACGTGATGTTCGGCGGCCTCACCCACGAGCCCGCGGTACGCCTGGCCCAAACCCTGGTCGAGCTGGCCCCGGAGGGCCTGGAGCACGTCTTCCTGGCCGACTCGGGCTCGGTCAGCGTCGAGGTCGCGCTGAAGATGTGCCTGCAGTACCAGCGGGCCACCGGGCGGCCGGAGCGGCGCCGGCTGGGCACCTGGCGGGGTGGCTACCACGGCGACACGTTCCACCCGATGAGCGTCTGCGACCCGGAGGGCGGCATGCACCACCTCTGGGGGGACGTGCTGCCCCGGCAGGTCTTCGCGCCGGTGCCGCCGGGCGGCTTCGACACCCCGCCCGAGCCGGCGTACGAGGCGGCCCTGGTGGAGGCGGTGGAGCGGCACGCCGACGAACTGGCCGCGGTGATCGTGGAGCCGGTGGTGCAGGGCGCCGGCGGGATGCGTTTCCACCATCCGCACTACCTACGGGTGCTGCGCGAGGTGACCCGGGCGCACGGCATCCTGCTGGTCTTCGACGAGATCGCCACCGGCTTCGGCCGGACCGGCGCCATGTTCGCCGCCGAACACGCCGGGGTCACCCCGGACGTGCTCTGCGTCGGCAAGGCGCTCACCGGCGGCTACCTGACCCTGGCCGCCGCGCTCTGCACCCCCGAGGTCGCCCGTGGCATCTCGGCGGACGGGGTGCTGGCACACGGTCCGACCTTCATGGGCAACCCGCTCGCCTGTGCGGTCGCCAACGCCTCCCTGGGCCTGCTGCGGGCCGGAAACTGGGCCGGCCGGGTGGCGGAGATCCAGGAGGGGCTGCGGGCCGGCCTGGAGCCGTTGCGCGGCGTCCCCGGCGTGGCCGACGTACGGGTGCTCGGCGCGATCGGTGTGGTCCAGCTCGACCACGAGGTGGACCTGCCCCGGGCGACCGCCGCCGCGGTCGCGCAGGGCGTGTGGCTGCGGCCGTTCCGCGACCTCGTCTACACCATGCCGCCGTACGTCACCGATCCGGCGGACGTGGCGCGGATCGTCGCCGGCGTCGAGGCGGCGGTCAAGGCCGGCTGA
- the coaBC gene encoding bifunctional phosphopantothenoylcysteine decarboxylase/phosphopantothenate--cysteine ligase CoaBC, giving the protein MSAEIVLGVGGGIAAYKACELLRLFTESGHRVRVVPTASALRFVGAPTWAALSGQPVADDVWSDVHEVPHVRLGQHADLVVVAPATADLLAKAAHGLADDLLTNTLLTARCPVVLAPAMHTEMWEHPATVANVATLRSRGVRVIEPAVGRLTGKDTGKGRLPDPAEIFAVARRALARGVDAPADLAGRRVVVTAGGTREPLDPVRFLGNRSSGKQGYAFARAAVARGARVTLVSANVALADPAGVDLVRVGTTEELREATLAAAAEADVVVMAAAPADFRPASYATGKIKKAEDGSAPTIELVTNPDIAAELGQRRRPGQVLVVFAAETGDAEANGRAKLARKRADLIVINEVGVDKVFGADTNAATVIGADDSVHRLPEQPKEDLADAVWDLVHARLIEQS; this is encoded by the coding sequence ATGTCCGCCGAGATCGTTCTCGGGGTCGGCGGTGGCATCGCCGCCTACAAGGCGTGTGAGCTGCTCCGACTCTTCACCGAGTCGGGCCACCGGGTCCGGGTCGTGCCGACCGCGTCGGCGCTCCGCTTCGTCGGGGCGCCGACCTGGGCCGCGCTCTCCGGGCAGCCGGTCGCCGACGACGTCTGGTCGGACGTGCACGAGGTGCCACACGTACGCCTCGGGCAGCACGCCGACCTGGTCGTCGTGGCCCCCGCCACCGCCGACCTGCTCGCCAAGGCCGCGCACGGCCTCGCCGACGACCTGCTCACCAACACCCTGCTGACCGCCCGCTGCCCGGTGGTGCTCGCCCCGGCCATGCACACCGAGATGTGGGAGCACCCGGCCACCGTCGCCAACGTGGCGACCCTGCGGTCCCGGGGGGTGCGGGTGATCGAGCCCGCCGTGGGGCGGCTCACCGGCAAGGACACCGGCAAGGGCCGGCTGCCCGACCCCGCGGAGATCTTCGCGGTCGCCCGTCGGGCCCTGGCCCGGGGCGTCGACGCCCCGGCCGACCTGGCCGGCCGGCGCGTGGTGGTCACCGCCGGCGGCACCCGGGAGCCGCTCGACCCGGTGCGCTTCCTGGGCAACCGCTCCTCCGGCAAACAGGGGTACGCGTTCGCCCGTGCCGCCGTCGCGCGGGGCGCCCGGGTCACCCTGGTCTCGGCCAACGTCGCGCTCGCCGATCCGGCCGGGGTGGACCTGGTCCGGGTGGGCACCACCGAGGAGCTGCGCGAGGCGACCCTGGCGGCGGCCGCGGAGGCGGACGTCGTGGTGATGGCCGCGGCCCCCGCCGACTTCCGTCCGGCCAGCTACGCGACCGGTAAGATCAAGAAGGCGGAGGACGGCAGCGCGCCGACCATCGAGCTGGTCACCAACCCGGACATCGCCGCCGAGCTGGGGCAGCGCCGGCGGCCCGGGCAGGTGCTGGTGGTCTTCGCCGCCGAGACCGGTGACGCCGAGGCCAACGGCCGGGCCAAGCTCGCCCGGAAGCGGGCGGATCTCATCGTGATCAATGAGGTCGGCGTGGACAAGGTCTTCGGCGCCGACACCAACGCCGCCACCGTGATCGGTGCGGACGACTCGGTGCACCGGCTGCCCGAACAGCCCAAGGAGGACCTGGCCGATGCCGTCTGGGACCTCGTGCACGCTCGCCTGATTGAGCAATCCTGA
- the rpoZ gene encoding DNA-directed RNA polymerase subunit omega — protein MGSIATNPEGITNPPIDELLEKTTSKYALVIFAAKRARQVNAYYSQLGEGLLEYVGPLVETTPQEKPLSIAMREINAGLLTAEPTDQP, from the coding sequence GTGGGATCCATCGCCACCAACCCCGAGGGCATCACCAACCCGCCGATCGACGAGCTCCTCGAGAAGACGACCTCGAAGTACGCTCTGGTGATCTTCGCCGCCAAGCGCGCGCGCCAGGTCAACGCCTACTACAGCCAGCTCGGTGAGGGCCTGCTGGAGTACGTCGGCCCGCTCGTGGAGACCACCCCGCAGGAGAAGCCGCTCTCCATCGCGATGCGCGAGATCAACGCGGGCCTGCTCACCGCCGAGCCGACCGACCAGCCGTAG
- the mihF gene encoding integration host factor, actinobacterial type: MPLPSLTPEQRAAALEKAAEIRKARAKLKEDLKQGKTSLATVLEQAESNDVVGKLKVSAVLQAMPGIGKIRATQIMEKLKIADSRRLRGLGEQQRKALLGEFAAN, from the coding sequence GTGCCGCTCCCGTCATTGACCCCCGAGCAGCGCGCTGCCGCGCTGGAGAAGGCCGCGGAGATCCGCAAGGCCCGTGCCAAGCTGAAGGAGGACCTCAAGCAGGGCAAGACCAGCCTCGCCACCGTCCTTGAGCAGGCCGAGTCGAACGACGTCGTCGGCAAGCTGAAGGTGTCGGCCGTCCTCCAGGCGATGCCGGGCATCGGCAAGATCCGGGCCACCCAGATCATGGAGAAGCTCAAGATCGCCGACAGCCGTCGCCTGCGCGGCCTGGGCGAGCAGCAGCGCAAGGCTCTGCTTGGAGAGTTCGCCGCCAACTGA
- the metK gene encoding methionine adenosyltransferase produces MLRSAVTRLFTSESVTEGHPDKIADQISDGILDALLTRDPHSRVAVETLITTGQVHVAGEVTTKAYADIPTIVRDTILNIGYDSSKKGFDGASCGVSVSIGSQSPDIAQGVDNAFELRTGSSESALDAQGAGDQGMMFGFACSETPELMPLPIALAHRLARRLAAVRKDGTVPYLRPDGKTQVTIEYDGLRPVRLDTVVVSSQHAADISLESLLTPDIREHVITPELEGLGLETDGYRLLVNPTGRFEIGGPMGDAGLTGRKIIVDTYGGYARHGGGAFSGKDPSKVDRSAAYAMRWVAKNVVAAGLAERCEAQVAYAIGKAHPVSLFIETFGTETVPVASIEKAVAEVFDLRPAAIIRDLNLLRPIYQQTAAYGHFGRELPDLTWESTDRAADLKSAAGA; encoded by the coding sequence ATGCTTAGGAGTGCCGTGACACGTCTCTTCACGTCCGAATCGGTCACGGAAGGCCACCCGGACAAGATCGCCGACCAGATCAGTGACGGCATCCTCGACGCGCTGCTCACCCGGGACCCGCACAGCCGAGTCGCGGTCGAGACCCTGATCACCACCGGCCAGGTGCACGTCGCCGGTGAGGTCACCACGAAGGCGTACGCCGACATCCCGACCATCGTCCGGGACACCATCCTGAACATCGGCTACGACTCGTCCAAGAAGGGCTTCGACGGGGCGTCCTGTGGGGTCAGCGTCTCCATCGGCTCCCAGTCGCCGGACATCGCGCAGGGCGTCGACAACGCCTTCGAGCTGCGTACCGGCTCGTCGGAGAGCGCGCTGGACGCGCAGGGCGCCGGCGACCAGGGCATGATGTTCGGCTTCGCCTGCTCCGAGACGCCCGAGCTGATGCCGCTGCCGATCGCGCTCGCGCACCGGCTGGCCCGGCGCCTGGCCGCGGTACGCAAGGACGGCACCGTCCCGTACCTGCGGCCGGACGGCAAGACCCAGGTGACCATCGAGTACGACGGGCTGCGCCCGGTCCGGCTCGACACCGTCGTGGTCTCCAGCCAGCACGCCGCGGACATCTCGCTCGAGTCGCTGCTCACCCCGGACATCCGCGAGCACGTGATCACCCCGGAGCTGGAGGGCCTCGGCCTGGAGACCGACGGCTACCGGCTGCTGGTCAACCCGACCGGGCGGTTCGAGATCGGCGGGCCGATGGGCGACGCCGGCCTCACCGGCCGGAAGATCATCGTCGACACCTACGGCGGGTACGCCCGCCACGGCGGCGGCGCGTTCTCCGGCAAGGACCCGTCCAAGGTGGACCGCTCCGCCGCGTACGCGATGCGCTGGGTGGCGAAGAACGTGGTCGCCGCCGGCCTGGCCGAGCGGTGCGAGGCGCAGGTCGCGTACGCGATCGGCAAGGCGCACCCGGTGAGCCTCTTCATCGAGACCTTCGGCACCGAGACGGTGCCGGTCGCCTCGATCGAGAAGGCCGTCGCCGAGGTGTTCGATCTGCGCCCGGCCGCGATCATCCGGGACCTCAACCTGCTCCGCCCGATCTACCAGCAGACCGCCGCCTACGGCCACTTCGGTCGGGAACTGCCGGACCTGACCTGGGAGAGCACCGACCGGGCGGCCGACCTCAAGTCGGCCGCGGGAGCCTGA
- the def gene encoding peptide deformylase, with protein MTVQPIRLFGDPVLRTPADPVVDFDAELRRLIADLTDTMRDRGGAGLAAPQLGVGLRVFTFDVDDVVGHLVNPVLEFPDEEEQDGPEGCLSIPGLYFDTKRRQNVIAKGFTGHGDPLQIVGTGLMARCVQHETDHLDGVLFVDRLDPAGRKAAMKAIRQAEWYDPDAPPTVKLSPHAAGSPFGLGR; from the coding sequence GTGACCGTCCAGCCCATCCGTCTGTTCGGGGACCCGGTGCTGCGCACGCCGGCCGACCCGGTAGTCGACTTCGACGCCGAGCTGCGCAGGCTGATCGCCGACCTGACCGACACGATGCGCGATCGGGGCGGTGCCGGCCTGGCCGCGCCGCAGCTCGGGGTGGGCCTGCGGGTGTTCACCTTCGACGTGGACGACGTCGTCGGGCACCTGGTCAACCCGGTGCTGGAGTTCCCCGACGAGGAGGAGCAGGACGGCCCGGAGGGCTGCCTGTCCATCCCCGGGCTCTACTTCGACACCAAGCGTCGGCAGAACGTCATCGCCAAGGGCTTCACCGGGCACGGCGATCCGCTGCAGATCGTCGGCACCGGGCTGATGGCCCGCTGCGTCCAGCACGAGACCGACCACCTCGACGGGGTCCTCTTCGTCGACCGGCTGGATCCGGCCGGCCGGAAGGCGGCCATGAAGGCGATCCGCCAGGCCGAGTGGTACGACCCGGACGCGCCGCCGACCGTCAAGCTCAGCCCGCACGCCGCCGGCAGCCCGTTCGGCCTGGGGCGGTGA
- the pyrF gene encoding orotidine-5'-phosphate decarboxylase — translation MESFGARLHRAVAERGPLCVGIDPHPGLLARWGLADDVEGLDRFSRTVVEALGDRVAAVKPQSAFFERFGSRGIGVLESTIRQLRNAGALVVLDAKRGDIGSTVSAYASAYLDPSSPLYADAVTASPYLGVGSLAPMFEVAAAHGGGVFVLALTSNPEGATVQRAVGADGRTVAQTVIDEISQLNRGAEPLGSFGLVVGATVGDTGHDLSTVNGPLLAPGLGAQGATAADLRTVFGPSLPSVLPSYSREVLLAGPDPAALRAAAERALADCRAALAVGD, via the coding sequence ATGGAGAGCTTCGGCGCCCGCCTGCACAGGGCCGTGGCCGAGCGGGGACCGCTCTGCGTGGGTATCGACCCGCATCCGGGGCTGTTGGCCCGTTGGGGGCTCGCTGACGACGTCGAGGGCCTCGACCGGTTCAGCCGGACGGTGGTGGAGGCGCTCGGTGACCGGGTCGCGGCGGTCAAGCCGCAGTCGGCCTTCTTCGAGCGCTTCGGGTCGCGAGGAATCGGGGTCCTTGAGTCAACTATCCGACAGTTGCGAAATGCCGGGGCACTCGTTGTCCTCGACGCCAAGCGCGGCGACATCGGGTCGACGGTCAGCGCGTACGCCTCGGCGTACCTTGATCCATCCAGCCCCCTGTATGCCGACGCGGTGACGGCGAGCCCCTACCTGGGAGTAGGTTCGCTCGCGCCGATGTTCGAAGTGGCCGCCGCGCACGGTGGCGGGGTCTTCGTCCTGGCGCTCACCTCCAACCCGGAGGGCGCCACCGTGCAGCGCGCCGTGGGAGCCGACGGGCGGACCGTGGCGCAGACCGTCATCGACGAGATTTCCCAGCTCAACCGGGGTGCCGAGCCGCTCGGCAGCTTCGGTCTGGTGGTCGGCGCGACGGTCGGCGACACCGGCCACGACCTCTCCACGGTGAACGGTCCCCTGCTCGCCCCCGGACTGGGCGCGCAGGGCGCCACGGCCGCCGACCTGCGTACCGTGTTCGGCCCCAGCCTGCCCTCGGTGCTGCCGTCGTACTCCCGGGAGGTGTTGCTCGCCGGGCCGGACCCGGCCGCCCTGCGCGCCGCCGCCGAGCGGGCGCTGGCCGACTGCCGGGCCGCGCTGGCGGTCGGTGACTGA
- a CDS encoding primosomal protein N' — MDLPLAHLDRQFDYLVPAELDAQAQPGVRVKVRFAGQLVAGWLLERVAESDHPRPLYLEKVVSPVPVLAPEVARLARAVADRYAGSLADVLRLAVPPRHARVEKEDTGPSGPADGGRTPEAVDPRGWRDYPAGPALLRALTDGRAPRAVWSALPGEDWAARYADAVAAVVAGGRGAVVVVADARDLERLDTALTDVLGPGRHVCLSAALGPARRYRAFLAARRGDVPVVIGTRAAMFAPVDRLGLVAIWDDGDDLHAEPRAPYPHAREVLLTRAQLGEAAALVGGYARTAEAQLLVETRWAREVVADRATVRARMPAIAPTGDDPQLARDPGAASARLPSLAWTAARDALRADLPVLVQVPRRGYLPSIACADCRMPARCPHCAGPLALPAAEGVPACRWCGRVAAAYACPECGGRRLRAAVTGARRTAEELGRAFPGVPVRTSGREEVLSVVPGGAGLVIATPGAEPVADGGYGAVLLLDSWALLTRADLRAGEEALRRWLAAVALARPGAAGGRVVVVADGGLAPVQALLRWDAAWFAARELAERRELGFPPAVRMASVTGPADAVADLLAGARLPAGAEVLGPVPADEGRERMLVRVPRARAAALAEALHAAAGQRTARKAVDPVRLQVDPLSLF; from the coding sequence GTGGACCTTCCCCTGGCCCACCTCGACCGGCAGTTCGACTACCTGGTGCCGGCCGAGTTGGACGCCCAGGCGCAGCCCGGGGTACGGGTGAAGGTGCGCTTCGCCGGCCAGCTCGTCGCCGGCTGGCTGCTGGAGCGCGTCGCGGAGTCCGACCACCCCCGCCCCCTGTACCTGGAAAAGGTGGTCTCCCCGGTGCCGGTGCTGGCGCCGGAGGTGGCCCGGCTGGCCCGGGCGGTCGCCGACCGGTACGCCGGCAGCCTCGCCGACGTGCTCCGGCTGGCCGTCCCGCCTCGGCACGCCCGGGTGGAGAAGGAAGACACCGGGCCCTCCGGCCCGGCCGACGGCGGACGCACCCCGGAGGCCGTGGACCCGCGCGGGTGGCGGGACTATCCGGCCGGTCCCGCCCTGCTGCGCGCGCTCACCGACGGGCGGGCGCCCCGCGCGGTCTGGTCGGCCCTGCCCGGCGAGGACTGGGCCGCCCGGTACGCCGACGCGGTCGCCGCCGTGGTCGCCGGTGGCCGGGGCGCGGTCGTCGTGGTGGCTGACGCCCGGGACCTGGAACGCCTCGACACCGCCCTGACCGACGTCCTCGGGCCGGGGCGGCACGTCTGCCTCTCCGCCGCGCTCGGTCCGGCCCGCCGGTACCGGGCCTTCCTCGCCGCCCGGCGGGGCGACGTGCCCGTGGTGATCGGCACCCGGGCGGCGATGTTCGCCCCGGTCGACCGGCTCGGCCTCGTCGCGATCTGGGACGACGGCGACGACCTGCACGCCGAGCCTCGGGCGCCCTATCCGCACGCCCGGGAGGTGCTGCTCACCCGGGCCCAGCTCGGTGAGGCGGCCGCCCTGGTCGGCGGGTACGCCCGGACCGCCGAGGCGCAGCTGCTGGTGGAGACCCGCTGGGCCCGGGAGGTGGTCGCCGACCGGGCGACCGTACGCGCCCGGATGCCGGCGATCGCGCCGACCGGGGACGACCCGCAACTCGCCCGCGACCCCGGGGCGGCCTCCGCCCGGCTGCCCAGCCTGGCGTGGACCGCCGCCCGGGACGCGCTCCGCGCCGACCTGCCGGTGCTGGTGCAGGTGCCCCGCCGCGGCTACCTGCCCTCGATCGCCTGCGCCGACTGCCGTATGCCGGCCCGTTGCCCGCACTGCGCCGGACCGCTCGCCCTGCCCGCCGCCGAAGGCGTCCCGGCCTGCCGCTGGTGCGGCCGGGTCGCCGCCGCGTACGCCTGCCCGGAGTGCGGGGGGCGGCGGCTGCGCGCCGCGGTCACCGGCGCCCGGCGCACCGCCGAGGAGCTGGGTCGGGCCTTCCCCGGCGTGCCGGTCCGCACCTCCGGACGGGAGGAGGTGCTGAGCGTGGTGCCGGGCGGGGCCGGCCTGGTGATCGCCACCCCGGGCGCGGAACCGGTCGCCGACGGCGGCTACGGCGCGGTCCTGCTGCTCGACTCGTGGGCCCTGCTCACCCGGGCCGATCTGCGGGCCGGGGAGGAGGCGCTGCGCCGCTGGCTGGCCGCGGTCGCGTTGGCCCGGCCCGGCGCGGCGGGCGGCCGGGTGGTGGTGGTCGCCGACGGCGGCCTCGCGCCGGTGCAGGCGCTGCTGCGCTGGGACGCGGCCTGGTTCGCCGCCCGGGAGCTGGCCGAACGGCGTGAGCTGGGCTTCCCGCCGGCGGTCCGGATGGCCAGCGTGACCGGTCCGGCGGACGCGGTCGCGGACCTGCTCGCCGGGGCCCGGCTGCCCGCCGGCGCCGAGGTGCTCGGCCCGGTACCCGCCGACGAGGGACGGGAGCGGATGTTGGTTCGGGTGCCCCGGGCCCGCGCCGCCGCCCTCGCCGAGGCGCTGCACGCGGCCGCCGGGCAGCGTACCGCCCGCAAGGCCGTCGATCCGGTCCGGCTCCAGGTCGACCCGCTGAGCCTCTTCTGA